Proteins from a single region of Bradyrhizobium diazoefficiens:
- a CDS encoding TRAP transporter substrate-binding protein: protein MSFSRRTLLKASAATAVFGGVSAPYVARAQSAEFTYKYANNLPDTHPLNVRAKEMAAAIKSETGGKFDLQIFPNNQLGSDTDMLSQIRSGGVEFFTLSGLILSTLVPAASINGIGFAFPDYDTVWKAMDGDLGAHVRGEIKKAGLEVMDKIWDNGFRQTTSSTRPITSPDDFKGFKIRVPVSPLWTSMFKAFDAAPASINFAEVYSALQTKIVEGQENPLAIISTAKLYEVQKYCSLTNHMWDGFWFLANRRAWEKLPQDVRTIVAKHINAAAVREREDTAKLNANLQQELAAKGLTFNQPAVAPFRDKLRAAGFYAEWKGKYGEQAWELLEKAVGKLS, encoded by the coding sequence ATGAGTTTTTCCCGCCGCACGCTTCTCAAGGCCTCCGCCGCGACCGCCGTCTTTGGCGGCGTCAGCGCGCCCTATGTCGCCCGTGCCCAGAGCGCCGAGTTCACCTACAAATACGCCAATAACCTGCCGGACACCCATCCGCTGAACGTGCGCGCCAAGGAGATGGCGGCGGCGATCAAGAGCGAGACCGGCGGCAAGTTCGACCTCCAGATCTTCCCGAACAACCAGCTCGGCTCCGACACCGACATGCTGAGCCAGATCCGCTCCGGCGGGGTCGAGTTCTTCACGCTGTCGGGCCTGATCCTGTCGACGCTGGTGCCGGCCGCCTCGATCAACGGCATCGGCTTCGCGTTCCCGGACTACGATACGGTCTGGAAGGCCATGGACGGCGACCTCGGCGCCCATGTCCGCGGCGAGATCAAAAAGGCCGGCCTCGAGGTCATGGACAAGATCTGGGACAACGGCTTCCGCCAGACCACGTCGTCGACCAGGCCGATCACGAGCCCGGACGATTTCAAGGGCTTCAAGATCCGCGTGCCGGTGTCGCCGCTGTGGACCTCGATGTTCAAGGCGTTCGACGCCGCGCCAGCCTCGATCAATTTCGCCGAGGTCTATTCCGCGCTCCAGACCAAGATCGTCGAGGGTCAGGAGAACCCGCTGGCGATCATCTCGACCGCAAAGCTCTACGAGGTGCAGAAATACTGCTCGCTGACCAACCACATGTGGGACGGTTTCTGGTTCCTGGCCAACCGGAGAGCCTGGGAAAAGCTGCCGCAGGACGTGCGCACCATCGTCGCCAAGCACATCAACGCCGCCGCCGTTAGGGAGCGTGAGGATACCGCCAAGCTGAACGCCAATCTCCAGCAGGAGCTGGCGGCCAAGGGCCTGACCTTCAACCAGCCCGCAGTGGCGCCGTTCCGCGACAAGCTGCGGGCCGCCGGCTTCTATGCGGAGTGGAAGGGCAAGTATGGCGAGCAGGCCTGGGAGCTGCTGGAAAAGGCCGTCGGCAAGCTGTCGTAA
- a CDS encoding Xaa-Pro peptidase family protein — protein sequence MQEHVTRASGSRVIPFDAAKLDRLMEAAGLDVLIATSKHNVQYLLGAERAIFFDYMDAVGVSRYLPVLVYPKGAPEKAVYVGHRLETHQRAVAPPWVPQVRTESNGSVDAVTRAVALIRNAGVPLKRVGVEMAFLPMDAGRALADALPGAELKDALLVLERLRAVKSADELAKLKTASELVIASMLEVIAGHGPGTTKQQLSDALRIAEASRGLTFEYCLLACGSSHNRAPSAQRWEQGEVLSLDSGGNYHGYIGDLARMAVLGEPDGELKDYLAEIEAVQRAAFAAVRPGAMGGDIYVAAERQLAQISQRGCTDFLAHGMGLVTHEAPHLTATGPVPYDDVDARLPLEPGMVVSIETTMKHPKRGFIKLEDTVAVTSTGYEIFGEGGRGWNLGGAAR from the coding sequence ATGCAGGAGCACGTCACACGCGCGTCCGGCTCGCGCGTCATTCCATTTGACGCCGCCAAGCTCGACCGCCTGATGGAGGCCGCCGGCCTCGATGTCCTGATCGCGACCTCCAAGCACAATGTGCAGTACCTGCTCGGCGCCGAGCGCGCGATCTTCTTCGACTACATGGATGCCGTGGGCGTCAGCCGCTATCTGCCGGTCCTGGTCTATCCCAAGGGCGCGCCCGAGAAAGCCGTCTATGTCGGCCACCGGCTGGAGACCCATCAGCGGGCCGTAGCGCCACCCTGGGTACCTCAGGTCCGAACCGAGTCCAACGGGTCGGTGGATGCCGTGACGCGCGCCGTGGCATTGATCCGGAACGCCGGCGTCCCGCTGAAGCGGGTCGGGGTCGAGATGGCGTTCCTGCCGATGGATGCGGGCCGGGCGCTCGCTGACGCCCTGCCCGGCGCCGAGCTCAAGGACGCGCTGCTGGTGCTCGAGCGCTTGCGGGCGGTGAAGTCGGCCGATGAGCTGGCGAAACTGAAGACGGCCTCGGAGCTCGTGATCGCCTCCATGTTGGAGGTGATCGCCGGACACGGTCCGGGCACAACCAAGCAGCAATTGAGCGATGCACTGCGCATCGCCGAAGCCAGCCGCGGACTGACCTTCGAATATTGCCTACTCGCGTGCGGCAGCAGCCACAACCGGGCACCGTCCGCGCAGCGCTGGGAGCAAGGCGAGGTGCTGTCGCTCGATTCCGGCGGCAATTATCACGGCTATATCGGCGACCTCGCCCGCATGGCCGTGCTCGGCGAGCCGGACGGCGAGCTGAAAGACTATCTGGCCGAGATCGAGGCGGTCCAGCGCGCGGCGTTTGCCGCGGTCCGGCCGGGCGCGATGGGCGGCGACATCTACGTCGCGGCGGAGCGGCAGCTTGCCCAGATCAGCCAGCGCGGCTGCACAGATTTTCTGGCCCACGGCATGGGCCTCGTCACCCACGAGGCCCCTCACCTGACCGCCACGGGCCCGGTTCCCTACGACGATGTCGACGCCCGGCTGCCGCTCGAGCCGGGCATGGTGGTGTCGATCGAGACCACAATGAAGCATCCCAAGCGCGGCTTCATCAAGCTCGAGGACACGGTCGCGGTGACATCGACCGGCTACGAGATTTTCGGCGAGGGCGGCCGCGGCTGGAATCTGGGCGGCGCGGCGCGCTAG
- a CDS encoding PHP domain-containing protein, translated as MPKTGTQEVARLLREYAQRSALRGGNPYRAKAYSRAADSLAALAVPIEQLIEEDRLTEIPGVGEAIADIIAKLHRTGTHPSLEKLRKEIPAGVLELLSVPGLRADKVLRLYKDLGIISLAELEEAAKEDRIKKAKGLGAALQTKILQNLAIAKSGQGRLHLHRAAALLQHAKDSLRKTRPELKRLTVAGDFRRGCELVGDLALAAEAPRGGSQPDVAASGGLQVHLADHKHFGAALLYATGSPAHLKQLRALAEKNGMRLEEDGLHKGRRVIAGTEEEIYRALGLPFIAPELREGRGEIERALKGKLPKLVSDQDLRGILHCHTEASDGTETLETMAKATLKRGFEYFGVADHSKSAHYAGGLSLEEIKEQHREADRLNKKVGKDFRILKGIESDILVDGSLDYPDDVLESFDFVVASIHGRFKLDRKAQTERLLRAIANPYTTILGHMTGRQLQRGPGYEIDVETVLRACAKHDVAVEINAHPWRLDLDWRWHQAALEFGCMMSINPDAHSIRELDHMHWGVEMARKGGVPANRVLNAKTLDEITRHLKRKRRSVLRAA; from the coding sequence GTGCCAAAAACAGGTACGCAGGAGGTCGCAAGGCTGCTGCGCGAGTACGCACAGCGAAGCGCGTTGCGCGGTGGCAATCCGTACCGCGCGAAAGCATATTCCCGAGCCGCGGACAGTCTGGCGGCGCTCGCCGTACCCATCGAGCAGCTTATCGAAGAGGACAGACTGACCGAGATACCTGGCGTTGGCGAAGCTATCGCCGACATCATTGCCAAACTGCACCGCACCGGCACGCATCCGAGCCTGGAGAAACTCCGGAAAGAGATCCCCGCCGGTGTTCTGGAGCTTTTGAGCGTGCCCGGTCTTCGGGCTGACAAGGTGCTGCGGCTTTACAAGGACCTGGGGATCATCTCCCTTGCCGAATTGGAGGAAGCAGCGAAGGAGGACCGCATTAAGAAGGCCAAAGGGCTCGGCGCGGCACTGCAAACCAAAATCCTGCAAAACCTGGCGATTGCCAAGAGCGGCCAAGGCCGCCTGCATCTGCATCGCGCCGCAGCCCTGCTCCAGCATGCGAAGGACTCGCTTCGAAAGACCCGGCCCGAGCTCAAGCGCCTCACAGTCGCCGGTGACTTCAGGCGCGGCTGCGAACTGGTCGGCGATCTGGCCCTTGCCGCAGAGGCGCCGAGGGGCGGCAGCCAGCCGGACGTCGCCGCCTCCGGAGGGCTGCAGGTCCATCTGGCAGATCACAAGCACTTCGGCGCCGCCCTGCTGTACGCCACAGGCTCGCCGGCTCACCTGAAACAGCTTCGGGCGCTCGCAGAGAAGAACGGAATGCGTCTCGAAGAGGATGGCCTCCACAAAGGGCGACGCGTGATCGCCGGCACGGAAGAAGAGATCTATCGGGCGCTCGGGTTGCCCTTCATCGCACCCGAACTGCGCGAGGGACGCGGCGAGATCGAGCGTGCGCTGAAAGGAAAGCTGCCGAAGCTCGTGAGCGACCAGGACCTGCGCGGAATCCTGCATTGCCACACAGAGGCCTCGGACGGGACTGAGACCCTCGAGACGATGGCAAAAGCCACGCTGAAGCGAGGCTTCGAGTATTTCGGAGTCGCCGACCACTCGAAGTCGGCGCACTACGCCGGCGGCCTCTCGCTGGAGGAGATTAAAGAGCAGCATCGGGAAGCCGACCGGCTTAACAAGAAGGTCGGTAAGGACTTCCGGATCCTGAAGGGGATCGAGTCCGACATCCTCGTCGACGGGTCGCTCGACTATCCGGATGACGTGCTGGAAAGCTTCGATTTCGTGGTCGCCAGCATCCACGGCCGCTTCAAGTTGGACCGGAAGGCCCAGACCGAGCGCCTGCTGCGCGCCATCGCCAATCCCTACACCACGATCCTCGGCCATATGACCGGCCGCCAGCTTCAGCGCGGCCCCGGCTACGAGATCGACGTTGAAACGGTGCTGCGCGCCTGCGCCAAACACGACGTTGCGGTCGAGATCAACGCCCACCCATGGCGGCTCGATCTCGACTGGCGCTGGCACCAGGCGGCACTCGAGTTCGGCTGCATGATGAGCATCAATCCGGACGCGCACTCGATTCGAGAGCTTGATCACATGCATTGGGGCGTCGAGATGGCGCGCAAAGGCGGCGTGCCGGCAAACCGGGTCCTGAACGCGAAGACCCTGGACGAGATAACCCGTCACCTGAAGCGCAAACGGAGAAGTGTTCTGCGGGCCGCGTAA
- a CDS encoding OpgC domain-containing protein gives MNARIGTAPSGRDVRLDLFRGLANWAIFLDHTPHEILSWMTTRNYGFSDAADLFVFISGYTAALVFVRIMREKGYAAAAAKILKRVLQLYAAHLAVLLVYVGIIISVSYATGDVDDVNQFNVAAFAEAPYRELGHALLLAYKPVNLDVLPLYMALLAAFVPGMWLLARKPSLTLAISLCIYLAARHFGWNLPGDQAGVWFFNPLTWQLLFFLGAWVGSGAARPIEPMLQPDIAFWLAIGVLASMLVLALQADAGMLPRWIPNPFDPAHKTNLAPSRVIHFIALSIVANKLLRPESPVLRWRAVAPMITCGRRSLPVFCCGVLLSFCGHALIELGRGALVVQIAVGTAGILLMIALAYVLDFTRGNAKFGRRHAAGGVGLQKAPADLRG, from the coding sequence ATGAACGCCCGGATCGGGACAGCTCCCTCTGGCCGCGATGTCCGGCTGGACCTCTTCCGAGGGTTGGCCAATTGGGCCATCTTCCTGGATCACACCCCGCACGAAATCTTGAGCTGGATGACCACGAGAAACTATGGATTCAGCGATGCCGCGGATCTGTTCGTCTTCATCTCCGGATACACGGCCGCGCTAGTCTTCGTGCGGATCATGCGTGAAAAGGGGTATGCGGCTGCGGCTGCGAAGATCCTGAAGCGGGTGCTTCAGCTCTACGCGGCTCACCTCGCCGTGCTCCTGGTTTATGTCGGGATCATCATCTCGGTGTCGTATGCCACCGGCGATGTCGACGACGTCAACCAATTCAACGTCGCCGCATTCGCCGAAGCTCCATACCGGGAATTGGGGCACGCGCTGCTCCTCGCGTACAAGCCCGTCAATCTCGACGTGCTGCCTCTCTATATGGCACTGCTGGCTGCGTTCGTACCAGGCATGTGGCTTCTGGCCAGGAAGCCGTCACTCACACTCGCCATCTCGTTGTGCATCTATCTTGCGGCCCGGCATTTCGGCTGGAATCTCCCCGGCGACCAGGCTGGCGTCTGGTTCTTCAATCCCCTCACGTGGCAATTGCTCTTTTTTCTCGGCGCATGGGTGGGCTCTGGGGCCGCTCGCCCCATCGAACCGATGCTGCAACCGGATATTGCCTTCTGGCTCGCGATTGGGGTGCTGGCGTCGATGCTTGTGCTGGCACTCCAGGCTGATGCGGGAATGTTGCCGAGATGGATACCGAACCCATTCGATCCCGCGCATAAAACCAATCTCGCCCCGTCGCGGGTCATCCACTTCATCGCACTGTCCATCGTCGCCAACAAGCTGCTGCGGCCGGAATCGCCGGTGCTGCGTTGGCGCGCGGTCGCTCCGATGATAACTTGCGGCAGGCGCTCCTTGCCGGTCTTCTGCTGCGGCGTCTTGCTGTCCTTCTGCGGACATGCGCTGATCGAGTTGGGGCGGGGTGCACTTGTTGTTCAGATCGCTGTCGGGACGGCCGGAATCCTCCTCATGATCGCGCTTGCCTATGTCCTTGACTTCACCCGAGGCAATGCAAAGTTTGGCCGGCGGCACGCGGCGGGCGGAGTAGGGCTCCAGAAAGCCCCCGCCGACCTTCGTGGATGA
- a CDS encoding SDR family oxidoreductase — protein MAETTTDPTAPASPGERPRPRARFPVVLERQPALVTGANSGIGRAVALGLAASGANVVINYVVDPEAAEDVAHQIEALGRKAMTVKADVSSEEDVRSMFAKAIDQFGSLHIVVNNAGLQRDAPFHDMTLEQWNKVIGVNLTGQFLCAREAVREFRRRGVVKDISVAAGKLVCMSSVHQEIPWAGHANYAASKGGVMQLMRSVAQEAAPLAIRVNGIAPGAIRTAINRPAWETETAYESLMTLVPYKRIGEPDDIAQAVAWLVSDAADYVTGATLFIDGGMMLFPGFATGG, from the coding sequence ATGGCAGAGACCACGACCGATCCCACCGCGCCCGCCAGCCCTGGCGAGCGCCCTCGACCCCGCGCCCGCTTTCCAGTCGTTCTGGAGAGGCAGCCAGCGCTGGTGACCGGCGCGAACTCGGGCATCGGCCGCGCAGTCGCTCTCGGTCTCGCCGCCTCGGGTGCCAACGTCGTCATCAACTACGTCGTGGATCCCGAGGCCGCCGAAGACGTCGCCCACCAGATCGAAGCGCTTGGCCGGAAGGCCATGACTGTCAAGGCGGACGTCAGTAGTGAGGAGGACGTCCGATCGATGTTTGCCAAAGCCATCGATCAGTTCGGAAGCCTGCACATCGTGGTGAACAACGCGGGCTTGCAGCGCGATGCGCCATTCCACGACATGACGCTCGAACAGTGGAACAAGGTCATCGGCGTCAATCTCACCGGGCAATTCCTCTGCGCGAGAGAAGCAGTTCGAGAATTCAGGCGACGAGGCGTCGTGAAGGACATCTCCGTCGCCGCGGGCAAGCTCGTCTGCATGAGCTCCGTCCACCAGGAGATACCCTGGGCAGGACACGCGAACTACGCGGCCTCGAAAGGAGGCGTCATGCAGTTGATGCGAAGCGTCGCCCAGGAGGCGGCTCCGCTCGCCATCCGCGTCAACGGCATTGCGCCCGGCGCCATTCGCACGGCCATCAACCGCCCCGCTTGGGAAACCGAAACAGCCTATGAAAGCCTGATGACGCTGGTCCCCTACAAGCGCATAGGCGAGCCCGACGATATCGCCCAGGCAGTCGCCTGGCTGGTATCGGACGCCGCCGATTACGTGACGGGTGCGACCCTGTTCATTGATGGCGGCATGATGCTCTTTCCCGGCTTCGCAACCGGCGGCTAA
- a CDS encoding trypsin-like peptidase domain-containing protein: protein MPVRFLRLAIIWLLALATIWVMQPYLSALWLSDSAPRTVTPRGDLAASEQATIRLFKEVSPSVVHVFARGTASTSMLFDEKESVLQSGSGIIWDVGGHVITNNHVVSGTGQIGVRLTSGEFVAARVVGAAPNYDLAVLQLERPRSPLHPIAVGRSADLQVGQSTFAIGNPYGLDQTLTSGIVSALGRKLPSVTAREVKGMIQTDAPINPGNSGGPLLDSAGRLIGVNSAILSGSGASAGIGFAIPVDVVNRVAGELIRNGHVPLPGIGIVAAKQDEATSLGIDGIIILRTLPGSPAAQAGIEGVSQDGAIKDIITEVNGKPVHSMEELTSILEDEGIGKQVELTIERAGQSRTVKLNTADVSRLAER, encoded by the coding sequence GTGCCCGTTCGTTTCCTGCGCCTGGCGATCATCTGGTTGTTGGCATTGGCAACCATCTGGGTGATGCAGCCTTACCTGTCGGCGCTCTGGCTTTCCGACTCTGCTCCCCGGACGGTCACGCCTCGCGGCGACCTGGCTGCAAGCGAGCAGGCAACTATCCGTCTGTTCAAGGAGGTATCTCCGTCCGTCGTGCACGTGTTCGCTCGGGGCACGGCCAGCACATCCATGCTTTTCGACGAAAAGGAGAGCGTGCTGCAATCTGGCTCGGGAATTATCTGGGACGTTGGCGGGCACGTGATCACCAACAATCACGTTGTCAGCGGCACGGGCCAGATTGGAGTTCGACTGACCTCCGGCGAATTCGTCGCGGCCCGAGTGGTAGGCGCTGCCCCCAATTATGACCTGGCCGTTCTTCAGTTGGAGCGACCAAGGTCGCCACTGCATCCCATTGCCGTGGGTCGTTCGGCTGATCTGCAGGTGGGACAGAGCACGTTCGCGATCGGCAACCCGTACGGTCTCGACCAGACTTTGACCTCAGGTATTGTAAGTGCACTTGGCCGAAAACTGCCCTCGGTCACTGCCCGCGAAGTCAAGGGGATGATCCAGACCGACGCGCCAATTAATCCGGGGAATTCCGGCGGTCCCCTCCTCGACAGCGCCGGACGGCTTATTGGCGTAAACAGCGCCATCCTCTCCGGTTCGGGCGCATCGGCCGGAATCGGGTTCGCCATTCCCGTCGATGTTGTCAACCGCGTTGCGGGGGAGTTGATCCGAAACGGTCACGTTCCCTTGCCGGGCATCGGCATCGTGGCAGCCAAGCAGGACGAGGCAACAAGCCTCGGAATCGATGGCATCATCATCCTCAGAACGTTGCCCGGGTCTCCAGCCGCGCAAGCTGGAATTGAAGGCGTGAGCCAGGACGGCGCAATCAAGGACATCATCACCGAAGTGAACGGCAAGCCTGTCCACAGCATGGAGGAGTTGACGTCGATCCTCGAGGACGAGGGGATCGGCAAGCAGGTGGAGTTGACCATCGAGCGCGCTGGGCAAAGCCGGACAGTCAAGTTGAACACCGCCGACGTCTCCCGGCTCGCCGAGCGATGA
- a CDS encoding cell envelope biogenesis protein TolA, which produces MARKLKTYQTSLGFYDQAIAAPSMKAALEAWGAESNLFHQGVAKETSDPAIVAATMAKPGVVLRRPVGSDGPFAEHADLPTDLAGPVHDRPGKRRAKTAKQPSRKIDDAKARNAALAFEKEQERRERQRRKEEAARAKERERREKAVAKAEAALDKARQEHEAHAEALETERAALEERAQAEQARWEKQQQKLKDALRRARQ; this is translated from the coding sequence ATGGCGAGGAAACTGAAGACCTACCAGACGTCGCTTGGCTTCTACGACCAGGCCATCGCGGCGCCTTCGATGAAGGCGGCGCTGGAGGCCTGGGGCGCGGAGAGCAACCTTTTCCACCAGGGTGTTGCGAAGGAGACCTCCGACCCCGCGATCGTGGCCGCAACGATGGCGAAGCCAGGCGTTGTGCTGAGGCGGCCGGTCGGATCGGACGGGCCATTCGCCGAACACGCCGACCTTCCGACCGATCTCGCCGGACCGGTCCACGACAGGCCCGGGAAGCGGCGCGCCAAGACTGCAAAACAGCCCTCGCGCAAGATCGACGATGCGAAGGCCCGGAATGCCGCACTGGCCTTCGAGAAGGAGCAGGAGCGTCGTGAACGCCAGCGCCGGAAGGAGGAGGCAGCGAGGGCGAAGGAGCGCGAACGGCGGGAGAAGGCGGTCGCCAAGGCCGAGGCTGCGCTCGACAAAGCGCGGCAGGAGCACGAGGCGCATGCGGAGGCGCTGGAGACAGAGCGCGCCGCGCTCGAAGAACGGGCTCAAGCCGAGCAGGCGCGCTGGGAGAAGCAGCAGCAAAAGCTCAAGGACGCGCTGCGTCGCGCACGCCAATAG
- a CDS encoding glycoside hydrolase family 15 protein, protein MAWIEDYALIGDCETGALVGRDGSIDWLCLPRFDSDSCFGRLLGNEENGYWKLCPLDRSVSERRYRPGTLILETVFATDRGRVRVTDFMPPKTKLSKVVRIVEGLEGKVEMRSELVARFDYGITVPWVSHVEDGALSLVAGASMLLLRTEVPVHGESMKTVGSFSVTDGQHVAFVLSHQISYENPATAEDPNALLDETERFWREWSSRCEAAGPYSEAVLRSLMTLKALTFAPSGGMVAAATTSLPEQVGGPRNWDYRFCWLRDATLTLLALMGAGYYDEARAWRDWLVRAVAGSPKQLQIMYAVTGERRLTEWEVPWLSGYENSKPVRIGNAAHTQLQLDVYGELMDALYQARRGGLRENKRAWAVQCALLDHLKEIWTEPDEGIWEVRGGAKHFTYSKIMAWVAFDRAIRSAAEFGMHGPVKEWEAQRAAIHEDVCRHGWDKQRQTFVQVYGEPQLDASLLLIPAVGFLPPEDQRVISTINAIEHDLFEDGFVRRYDTGATEDGLPPGEGMFLACSFWLADAYHLTGRDADAKALFERLLALRNDVGLLSEEYDTAHRRLVGNFPQAFSHIALVNTAHNLTHTEKPSEHRGSKKALPSEGMEATQPTRS, encoded by the coding sequence ATGGCTTGGATCGAAGATTACGCGCTCATAGGCGATTGCGAGACCGGAGCCTTGGTTGGGCGCGACGGTTCGATCGACTGGCTCTGTCTTCCGCGGTTTGACTCCGACAGCTGCTTCGGACGGCTCCTCGGCAACGAGGAGAACGGATACTGGAAGCTTTGTCCGCTCGATCGATCTGTGAGCGAGCGCCGCTATCGGCCCGGCACCTTGATCCTGGAGACAGTCTTCGCGACCGACCGGGGCCGCGTTCGCGTTACTGACTTCATGCCTCCAAAGACGAAGTTGTCCAAGGTCGTCAGGATCGTCGAAGGGCTTGAAGGCAAGGTCGAAATGCGCAGCGAATTGGTCGCGCGTTTCGACTACGGAATCACTGTGCCGTGGGTAAGTCATGTCGAGGATGGGGCGCTCAGCTTGGTTGCAGGGGCATCCATGCTGCTGCTGAGAACCGAAGTGCCCGTCCACGGCGAGTCCATGAAAACAGTTGGTTCGTTTTCGGTCACGGATGGCCAGCACGTTGCCTTCGTTCTTTCTCACCAGATCTCATACGAGAATCCTGCTACGGCCGAAGATCCGAACGCCCTTTTGGATGAGACGGAACGCTTCTGGCGGGAGTGGTCCAGCCGCTGCGAAGCTGCAGGGCCGTACTCGGAGGCGGTTCTGCGGTCTCTCATGACCCTCAAGGCCCTCACCTTCGCGCCGAGCGGTGGGATGGTCGCCGCGGCGACGACATCGCTTCCGGAGCAGGTCGGAGGCCCGAGAAACTGGGACTATCGCTTTTGTTGGCTTCGGGACGCCACACTAACTCTCTTGGCCCTTATGGGAGCCGGCTATTACGACGAGGCGCGCGCCTGGCGGGACTGGCTCGTCCGCGCCGTCGCGGGAAGCCCCAAGCAACTGCAGATCATGTACGCCGTGACGGGCGAGCGCCGTCTGACCGAGTGGGAGGTGCCGTGGCTATCGGGATATGAGAACTCGAAGCCGGTGCGGATCGGAAACGCGGCGCACACCCAGCTTCAGCTCGACGTCTACGGCGAATTGATGGACGCCTTGTACCAGGCCCGTCGCGGCGGGCTGCGCGAGAACAAGCGCGCCTGGGCCGTTCAATGCGCGCTTCTTGATCACCTCAAAGAGATCTGGACCGAACCGGACGAAGGTATTTGGGAGGTCCGGGGTGGTGCAAAGCATTTCACTTACTCCAAGATCATGGCGTGGGTCGCCTTCGATCGGGCGATCCGCTCGGCAGCCGAATTCGGCATGCATGGTCCCGTGAAGGAATGGGAAGCGCAGCGCGCCGCGATCCACGAAGACGTGTGTCGGCACGGCTGGGACAAACAACGCCAGACATTTGTTCAGGTCTACGGCGAGCCGCAGCTCGATGCGAGCCTGCTGCTGATCCCTGCTGTCGGATTCCTACCGCCGGAAGATCAGCGGGTGATCTCGACGATCAATGCCATCGAACACGATCTCTTCGAGGACGGCTTCGTCCGGCGGTACGATACGGGCGCCACGGAGGACGGTCTTCCACCCGGCGAAGGCATGTTCCTGGCCTGCAGCTTCTGGCTTGCGGACGCGTACCATCTGACCGGCCGCGATGCGGATGCCAAGGCATTGTTCGAGCGGCTTCTGGCACTTCGCAACGATGTCGGTCTGCTCTCGGAAGAATACGACACCGCGCATCGGCGGCTGGTCGGGAACTTCCCCCAGGCCTTTTCCCATATCGCGCTGGTCAATACCGCGCACAATCTGACGCACACTGAGAAGCCCTCGGAGCACCGAGGCAGCAAAAAGGCACTCCCGAGCGAGGGGATGGAGGCGACGCAGCCGACGAGGAGTTAA